The genomic window aaaacggaaattcaggggtagaaaagaattgaggggggttgggagagaaaccatctaTCTTGAAAGATAAATCTTCAATACACTGGGCTAACAAGTATCAATGCAAGTTTTCCTCAAAAGTTCAGTTACTTCAGCATCTCAACAATGTCATATTACATTAATGATGACTAATTAAGTTCTTGCAGGTTGCATTTTTCATAGTTGATCATGAAGTGCACATTCAATATCTCAGTCCAccgatatttttttctttttcataaacACTCAACCATTTagctatgtaaaaaaaaaatacacattataAATTATCACACCAGCTCAGTTCAGACTACTTCATCAGAAGTGCCCTTTACTAAAAGAATTAAGCTCAACTTGAAGCAAGTAAAAAGCAAATTATCTTTCACTTCTTTCTTCTGTTTTGGTATTTACAAGACCAACCGTGAGTGTGCGAGTGGTATTTTACAAGATTTAGTGAATGCTTGtacataacaaaaacaaatctaCAAACATAGCCTATAAAAGTGTCAAAAAAGGAAGTATCATAACTTACACAGGAGTATCTCCTACCATTTCACGTCAAGTGTAAGAGCCTCTGGAGGAAGAAGAACAGGTCGCAACTTTGTATAGGACATATTAGACATCAAATTAGCCCAGGAAACTGAATCAGATTCAATGAAAGGTTTAACTCTCTTGATTGAAAGAGGCTTGAGCCTGCTATCCTCAACTCGAGCCATTATTTCAAACCAGACCCTTTCGACACTTGGCCTTGTTCTCCAATCAGGCAATTTATTAAGGGTGGCATTATTTCCTATTTCTCTTTCCAATTCTAGAGGGAACTTTACAGCAACAGATGCTTTGATATTTGCTTTGATGAGGCCAGAAAATCTATCTTGAAGGATCTTGTGACCAAGAAGACTTCTCAAAATTTTCTCCAACAAACTTAATCTCAAATTTATGGAAGCAACAGGACATGCTCGCTTTCTAAACACACAGCCATGATAACATTTTTCTGGAAGCAGCTCAACAGTATCCTCAGAAATCAACGCAGTCCCTATTTGTGCATAGGGATTCCGAGCTCCATACGCAATCAATGATGCAGAACCTATTACGCGTATGGGAATTAGAGGCACACACGTAGATTGCAAAAACGGCCAGAACTCACTCTTCCCCTTTCTACACACAACACTTCCATTCATTTGCGGATCTAGATCCGAACGATAATAAAAAGATATTTCTTTTGCTCTTCTTACTTCAACCGTAATACCTTCACCAACAATGATGTGTTTCAAACCAGAATATGTAACATTCATCTGAAAACAGAACTCAGATTAATGAATATCAAAACTGCTACCTGGACATGTTATAGATTGCCATCGATatcatagaaaaataatcttatCAATAAATGGGcaaaaatttcaactttttcaaACTATTGAGCAGcagaacaaaacaaaatgacagtaaaaacttttttttttttgcaaaggcACAAATGGCAgggattttttgtttttgcaaagGCGCCAATGGCAGTAAAATATCTTTGACTTTGGCGACATCATTTGTTACTAAAAGAAGATGTCAATGCTAATAGCAGCAATATACTGAGAGCCAATATGGATAAACTTCTCAGCAAATTCAGAAGCCTTTATGGGGGACAAAATATCAAAGGAGTCGTATAAAGTTATAACAACAATGAACAGGATTACTTCCCATGGTACATGTGAGAAACCAAAAAAATCTAAGTAGTTTAAACAACAGCTTCTAGTATAATTTGAATATAGCATCAACATTTAAACTTTTTTGGAAGCTTTCTCACTTAACATCTCCATAAACATGTTTAAACTTATAAAGAATTTTCATAATTAGAAAAACCATAAACCCATTTTAACTTAAAAGCTCTTATAAATCATAAACTAATCCAAACAAAGCCTACAGTATCTAAGGCTATATCCTACAGGAACAATAGTAAATACATAAGAGATAACAACACATCATGAACAACAACAATCTATGACGCACAAACACAGACATAACATGGGCACCGGCATAATAATTTGAGTGAGAAATAGTATCtgcattttaatttaatttttttttggaagctCTCTAATTTAAACATCTCAACATATTTAGGGcctatttggattgacttatttagcttatctaatgacataaacacttgtgagattGTCTGAGAGAGCTTATGGAGACAGGTTATTgtatgtccataagttgtttccagCTTATTTTCACAAGGTCACTGGGAaagcttataaaaacaacttaaatgaaaaaaaaacctCCACTTTACTTTAtgttttgttatagaaatagctcaTCATAAGCACTCAGTTTATCAAAACATGGCCTAAGCTTATAAGGACTTTCTGTAAATAGAAAATCATAAACTTGTTTTAATGGAGAAGCTCTTATAAACCAGAAGCTAATCCAAACTAAACTTACAATCTCTAAGGCTATATCCTATAGTAGCAACTAGCAACAAATAAACAACCATAACAATTTAACAATTGATCCCTTGAATTTCcggattcaaattcaaatctgGACATAAAAAAGTGAGCAATTATTTACTGCAAAATTCAAATGACCCTAATCCATTATCCAAcccaataaaataaataaaataaattgaaatcaaTTTGTAGAAAGTAGAGATCTGAATTATGGCTTACAGGCAAATTGAGCGAAAGGTGGTGAAATTGATCAACCCTTAATTGAAAGGGACCTTCCAATTTGATATCATGAAGGAAAATAATGGAACTGAGTTGATTAAGAAGAGAAGCTAAATCGGGTTTAGGTGTTGTAAGCTTGTTATTATTCCAAGAAGAAACTTGATCGGAGAATTTAACAGTAAAGTTATTCTTACCAGACCCAATTCGAAATTGATAGGTTTGAGAAGTTCCAAACCTAATTTTACCAACATCGAAGTTGAATACTGTTACATCGTTTAAATCCCACTTTTGTTTGGCTGATATTGCTTTCAAAATATCCTGATTtagataaaaagataaatttttgaGAGAAATGTTTATGAATAAGGAAAAggaatagtaataataatgagaTACCTGGAAAATGTGGGTGAGATTGGAGTgagtggaagaagaagaagaagaagcgtTTGTTGTGAAAGCAGTGAATTGAAGGAGAAAGATGAGGAATGGAGTTATCATCGTCCTAATTAAGGTAAGGTGGTGAGATGAATCAATGGAGTACTTCTACATACATTACATACTTGTCTGTCTGATACTACACCGGTCGGTTATTATACAATAGAGACAAGACAGTCAAatctagaaaataaaaaatgttaagagtgccataaatttattaagagacaaataaatcaaagaaattgCTTATAATTTTACTAGACTGCCCAAATCTTTAActaaattttcatatattttcttcacttttaaaaaaataaataaattatgtaaccaaaaaaaaaaaaattacacattcCCCTCATCTTAGCCAATTGGTAggatataatatatatatcatgtGGAAGTTGAAGTTGGAACTCCAAACACCCCActtatatgaaatttttaacaactaaacaaaaaaaaatacacaaatttttatttttttttaattaatgctCTAGAAACATTACtaacatttttcatattttggtgtcgatttttttttcttcatattttattttccgTGCCCAAATTATTCAGATTtgtttgttatagcttattttagaaaaaaatcatttttttttataaaaataatcacttgttttgcatctgtttgttatagatttttaaaataatcagaaaacagctaaaaataagaagctactaagagtagcttataaaataatagattttttttagagaagagagaaaaaaattgttaaaataagaaagttatttgtaattaaaaaaatcacttttataagttgtattcaaacaaattaaagattattttatttaaaaaatgtgatttttattgtaataaacaaacaaaaagtaaattcaatttttctaaaaatctctaaaaactaatatctaaattattttacattaaaatcattatttttttaataagtaacaAACGGACCCTTGGTGTCGACCGTGTTGTGCTTATGTAAATCTTTCTCCAAGATAGTGTAGCTCAAATAATAGCTACCAGAAATATTATTGGagtggtcggggttcgaactccaaaTTCCACGATTCTTcgcatttaaatgtgtgagactACCATTACcatgtgcaaaaaaaaaaaaaaaaaaaaaagaaatcgcCATCACTAACAAAACGACACACTCTTGCTGCGCATCCCTCTTCCAAACTACTCTAATTTCAaaggtctctctctctctctctctctctctcttgctcGCTCGCTCTCCGtcaccctctctctctctccttttttatttttttgtaatttttcatcaattattctCGTTTTATATTAGGTGTTGTGATGAGGCAAAGGATCAAGATGCAGCAGTAACTAATTTGGGGAAAACAATTTTCATATTCTTCTGTGTTCTGTGTTGTTGATTCTTGATTTTGATGTTAACAAGTTAGAACGAACACATTGGTTGAATTTGATTGATTTATGGCTTGTGAGTGTAAGGGAAAGCTAAATGTGAGAAAACCTCAGTTCTATCAGGTCTTTTCCCCTTCTTCTACCTCTCAATCTCTGGTAATTTCTCTACTTTTTCTTCTCCactgttttcttcttctttacctaATTACCATGTTTTAATACATATAGCTTCCATAATTAAATTAAACgaataattattataatgatGATCTTTATGAATGACTGATATAATGTGTATGATATGAATAACTTATTTATAGAATTAACCAAGACATATttaactcaagtggttaataagcTCCTCTAGGATgaatcgttcgggagaaccAGGTTCCATTCCTAGCGGAAATAATTATTGgttagactttacttacctcgcgacccgaactctggattatcgGCGCAGTTCCCCTGAGATTTGCTCCCATGGTTGGAAGCAAATGGGAAAAAAAGGCCTTGTTTTTACAAAAAGGTGTTTATTGTTTGACTGatcgaaaaataaaacaaaccagTTGGTTCATTTGTATGCAACAATAACAAGATGAAATGTGTTTTTATTGCAAAAGTATATTCTTTTAAGCAAGATGAAGGATTATCCTCAGTTTTCCTATACTTGCTTCCTAACTTCCGATCATACCCTAAAGTCCTACCTTCCCAAAACGTATTGATTTGGTTGGTATCAACTATCAAGTGTCCCTTAAAAATGCATAACTGAAACCATTATCTAGTTTGCAGTCTTAAAGTAAGATTGTCCTCCTCAAATTCCAGTCTCATGCATCTTAACGAATACATGATGTTAGTTGTTATTTTGGACATCATAAAATGCTTTTGGAGTTTCTGATTGAAATTATATTCTTTTAACGCAGAGAATTCCAGATGGCTTTGTCCATCAAATGGAGGGCACCACTTGCGGATTAGTTTCATTAACTGGTCCTAGTGGAAATAATTGGCAAGTTCGATTAGTTGAGCAGGACAATTATCTATTCTTCCATCATGGATGGTCAACATTTGTGGGAGATCATCATTTAGAATATGGCGACCTTTTGGTTTTCCGATACGAGGGTCACCTACATTTCACTGTGCAAGTATTTGGTGAGAATGCATGTGAGAAAGAAGCAGCATTTCATACTGAATGCAATCTAAATTCAATCAACTTCGATAATATTGAAGGACAGAAAAGTGACGCTAAGGAGACTTCTTCTTTGGATGTTGTTAGTGATCAGCAGGGTATTGCCGGTAGAGATCTATCTAAGTATGAGGTAGTTAAGCCAATTAGTATGAtcagagaaagagaagaaaccTACAAAGAATGTTCAACTAGTGCTGTTCCTGTTCCTTTTCACACAGTGAACAGTAATGAAGATCAAGGTATAACAAATTTGATTTCATTCCGGGTCTcaaacaaatatgtattaaaaataatctAATCTTCCCTAGCAAACTGATACTTATCTAGGAAAGAGTATTTCGCATTCAAATCTTTATATTTATGTCAGAGCATATCCTTTTATTAAAACTCATTATTGATTTGTTCAATTTCACACAGCTTCGCTGTCAATGCTATCAGCACATGATGAGAAAAAGATAGCCCAGTCATTTACCTCCTCTTTTccatattttgttaaaataatgaAAACCTTCAATGTCAGTGGTTCATATACTCTGGTGAGTTGTTTCCTTTTGTGATTCTTAATTTATCTACTGAATAATGTTGTATCTCTCCGCTCTTATCTTTTAAGTAACTTGTGTAGTCATCTGCTTGAGAAACTGATCTGGTTGgagtatattaatttttacCGTAACAGTATTTCTCCTTTTATGTATGGAGGATGGTAAACATGGATTAAAGCATTTCAGATGTATAGATTATAAGTATAAGATGATATCAATGAAAATTCTATCGTAATTAATGAGTCAATTTTGGTAGATTGGAACTATTTTCTTGTACTTGCACTTCATTGCATGTTGGAGTGATATTTCAATACTTAGTAAAGATGCTGCTTGACAAACTTCACAACTTCTGCCTAAGCAAGCTTCGACAACACACTAAGTTTGAGAAATTGTCTACTGCTAGTGCTATGACATTTACAAATTAACTTCTGTGCATTACAATGTTGTATTTCTCCAAGAAGTACcaattgttatattattatcATAGTTTTGTACCCTTAAAGTTTGCAATTAGTTTTCCTTCTCAAATATTTCCTACTTTAAGTTTATTGGTCGTGTTATTTGTTGCGTAAATTTTTCTTCCTATTCACCATGCTTGGCATTAACACTGAAGCTCTTGCTAACACTGGTTTATAATGATAATTGATACTGATCAAAagaaataattgataattgatataaTGCAGAATATACCATATCAATTTTCGACATCACATCTTCCAAACTGCAAGATAAAGATTATTCTTCATAATTTGAAGGGAGAACACTGGACTGTTAATTCTGTTCCAACAACTAGAGTGCACACAAGTCACACTCTATGTGGAGGATGGATGGCTTTTGTTCGTGGCAATAGCATAAAGGTTGGAGATGTCTGTATTTTCGAACTTATACATGAGTATGAATTACGTGTTCGCATCGCTGAGGTTGGAAAAGATGGGCTAGACTCCCAGGTTGGAAAACTAGCTTATAGTATGCTTACTGCAAGACATGATGTCGCTTGCCACAAGACTTCTAGATATATGTCAAAGAGTCCTAAAGTCAGCTCAAAGTGCAGAAGCAAAGTTGATCAATCAGATAAGTTGTCAAAGATTGGTCAAGACGCTGTTTTATCCATTGACTTAAAGAAGTCCGGTAGAGCTTCAAATACTTCAAAGAAAATGGGGCTTAGCCCCAAGTCGAAAGCTGTCCATAAAAAGCTGGGTAAGATTTTTCCTCTATTGCTACTAGATGGCCCACTCAAATTATTTGCAATGTAGATCTATATCTTAagtttttgaaacaaatttctattaagtattttattttcacaaataaaaatagaagaataTAATTCAATTCCTTGACAATTGCAACAATtgtgttacttttttttttttggtattcaacggAGCCTAAACCCAATACAATTGTGTTACTTTGCTAgtgaaagaaagaacaaaaaggATTGATATTGAATACTTTCATTTTATAAACGTTTCTACCTTCCAAATTATGACTTCTGTCACATTTGAACTGTAAACAAAGACAGCTGTACCGAGGAAACATCGTGTTGAAGATGAACTAAGCTCCCAGGCTAAAGCTGGTTTGAGAATGTTGTTCGCACTCGACGAGCAAAGAGTAGCTGAAGCTTTTAGTTCCCCATTTCCTAATTTTGTGAAAATCATGAAGAAGTTCAATGTCAGTGGATCATACACTTTGGTGGGTAATACACATTTCACAACTAATTAGTGTTAGCATGTGTGTTGTTTAGAATTAATATCTTCGCTAAACTATTGAATACTTGTTATACTGTAGAAAATCCCATATCAGTTCTCTGCTGCACATCTCCCCGCCTACAAAACAGAAGTTACACTTCGCAATTCAAGAGGCGAATGTTGGACTGTGAACTCTGTCCCAGACGCTAAAGGGAGAACAATTCACACCTTTTGTGGGGGATGGATGGCCTTTGTTCGTGATAATGACATCAATTTTGGCGACACATGCATTTTTGAGATGGTTTCTCATTATGTGATGCATGTTTATATATCCGGGGTTGGAAAGGAAGGTCTTGACAATCAAAATGGGCATGTGAAAGTTATA from Trifolium pratense cultivar HEN17-A07 linkage group LG1, ARS_RC_1.1, whole genome shotgun sequence includes these protein-coding regions:
- the LOC123885930 gene encoding uncharacterized protein LOC123885930, producing MITPFLIFLLQFTAFTTNASSSSSSTHSNLTHIFQDILKAISAKQKWDLNDVTVFNFDVGKIRFGTSQTYQFRIGSGKNNFTVKFSDQVSSWNNNKLTTPKPDLASLLNQLSSIIFLHDIKLEGPFQLRVDQFHHLSLNLPMNVTYSGLKHIIVGEGITVEVRRAKEISFYYRSDLDPQMNGSVVCRKGKSEFWPFLQSTCVPLIPIRVIGSASLIAYGARNPYAQIGTALISEDTVELLPEKCYHGCVFRKRACPVASINLRLSLLEKILRSLLGHKILQDRFSGLIKANIKASVAVKFPLELEREIGNNATLNKLPDWRTRPSVERVWFEIMARVEDSRLKPLSIKRVKPFIESDSVSWANLMSNMSYTKLRPVLLPPEALTLDVKW
- the LOC123885963 gene encoding B3 domain-containing protein Os03g0619600-like isoform X2; this translates as MACECKGKLNVRKPQFYQVFSPSSTSQSLRIPDGFVHQMEGTTCGLVSLTGPSGNNWQVRLVEQDNYLFFHHGWSTFVGDHHLEYGDLLVFRYEGHLHFTVQVFGENACEKEAAFHTECNLNSINFDNIEGQKSDAKETSSLDVVSDQQGIAGRDLSKYEVVKPISMIREREETYKECSTSAVPVPFHTVNSNEDQASLSMLSAHDEKKIAQSFTSSFPYFVKIMKTFNVSGSYTLNIPYQFSTSHLPNCKIKIILHNLKGEHWTVNSVPTTRVHTSHTLCGGWMAFVRGNSIKVGDVCIFELIHEYELRVRIAEVGKDGLDSQVGKLAYSMLTARHDVACHKTSRYMSKSPKVSSKCRSKVDQSDKLSKIGQDAVLSIDLKKSGRASNTSKKMGLSPKSKAVHKKLAVPRKHRVEDELSSQAKAGLRMLFALDEQRVAEAFSSPFPNFVKIMKKFNVSGSYTLVENPISVLCCTSPRLQNRSYTSQFKRRMLDCELCPRR
- the LOC123885963 gene encoding B3 domain-containing protein Os03g0619600-like isoform X1, translated to MACECKGKLNVRKPQFYQVFSPSSTSQSLRIPDGFVHQMEGTTCGLVSLTGPSGNNWQVRLVEQDNYLFFHHGWSTFVGDHHLEYGDLLVFRYEGHLHFTVQVFGENACEKEAAFHTECNLNSINFDNIEGQKSDAKETSSLDVVSDQQGIAGRDLSKYEVVKPISMIREREETYKECSTSAVPVPFHTVNSNEDQASLSMLSAHDEKKIAQSFTSSFPYFVKIMKTFNVSGSYTLNIPYQFSTSHLPNCKIKIILHNLKGEHWTVNSVPTTRVHTSHTLCGGWMAFVRGNSIKVGDVCIFELIHEYELRVRIAEVGKDGLDSQVGKLAYSMLTARHDVACHKTSRYMSKSPKVSSKCRSKVDQSDKLSKIGQDAVLSIDLKKSGRASNTSKKMGLSPKSKAVHKKLAVPRKHRVEDELSSQAKAGLRMLFALDEQRVAEAFSSPFPNFVKIMKKFNVSGSYTLKIPYQFSAAHLPAYKTEVTLRNSRGECWTVNSVPDAKGRTIHTFCGGWMAFVRDNDINFGDTCIFEMVSHYVMHVYISGVGKEGLDNQNGHVKVIAN